In one window of Fictibacillus phosphorivorans DNA:
- a CDS encoding DinB family protein, with protein MSEVIMQYCSLVNWLQELKGMPEEHWLEPIQEDKWSTGEIIAHIKAWDIFVWDERFSYFIKRSNITPKKGDVEEINRNAAQEAKCGISKNALIDKVIECRRVLSRKLQELPIAIWEEKIQIGDSWITLCEYIKGMVEHDNHHRQQIEKYLLNKGIELFKQEV; from the coding sequence ATGAGTGAAGTGATCATGCAGTATTGCAGTTTAGTAAATTGGCTTCAGGAACTAAAAGGAATGCCGGAGGAACACTGGCTAGAGCCTATTCAAGAAGATAAGTGGTCTACAGGTGAAATCATTGCTCATATTAAGGCATGGGATATATTTGTTTGGGATGAAAGGTTTTCGTATTTTATAAAGAGATCTAACATAACACCTAAAAAAGGGGATGTAGAAGAAATAAATAGAAATGCCGCTCAAGAAGCAAAATGTGGGATTTCCAAGAATGCTTTAATTGATAAAGTGATTGAGTGTAGACGTGTCTTATCTAGAAAGCTTCAAGAGCTGCCAATTGCTATTTGGGAAGAGAAAATACAAATAGGAGATTCCTGGATTACATTATGTGAATATATCAAGGGTATGGTTGAACACGATAATCATCATAGACAGCAAATTGAAAAATACCTTTTGAACAAAGGGATTGAACTCTTCAAACAAGAAGTATAA
- a CDS encoding pyridoxamine 5'-phosphate oxidase family protein produces the protein MDKEQMKNKVFEVVDKKQTGVLATVKKNKPHSRYMTFFHDELTFYTPTSIETHKADEIQDNPNVHVLVGYDGEGYNDPYLEIEGTATIRDDQGLKEKFWNDHMKHYFEGPNDPNYILLEIKPSLIRLMNDGEHEPQTLEL, from the coding sequence ATGGATAAAGAGCAGATGAAAAATAAAGTATTTGAAGTAGTAGACAAAAAACAGACAGGCGTGCTGGCAACGGTTAAGAAGAATAAACCACATTCTCGCTACATGACCTTCTTCCACGATGAGTTAACCTTTTATACACCAACAAGTATAGAGACTCATAAAGCCGACGAAATTCAAGATAACCCGAATGTTCACGTACTAGTCGGCTATGACGGTGAAGGCTACAACGATCCTTACCTTGAGATCGAGGGAACAGCTACCATTCGAGATGATCAAGGGTTAAAAGAAAAGTTTTGGAACGACCACATGAAACACTATTTTGAAGGTCCGAATGATCCTAACTATATTTTACTCGAGATCAAGCCAAGCTTGATCCGACTTATGAATGACGGCGAACACGAGCCACAAACATTAGAATTATAA
- a CDS encoding YjcZ family sporulation protein: MFGKRQKQERNWGYPGYGYGCYTPCGYGYGGYGGGGGVFALIVVLFILLIIIGASWR; this comes from the coding sequence ATGTTTGGAAAAAGACAGAAACAAGAACGTAACTGGGGTTATCCAGGTTACGGTTATGGTTGCTACACCCCATGCGGCTACGGATATGGCGGTTACGGCGGCGGAGGCGGCGTTTTCGCTTTAATTGTCGTGCTATTTATCCTTCTCATCATCATCGGTGCGTCGTGGAGATAG
- a CDS encoding metal-dependent hydrolase, with protein MDTVTHTLFGLTLYGAANKMNMDKSHKRALLFTTVVGSQIPDIDVVVNLTETGRIMQQMWHRGLTHSFFLVPVWGIIIYLLSRILFKVKDRRLFYWALLAVFIHNTSDLFNTWGTGYLEPFTSYRVTFGTISIVDFVFWFLMLAGYIVSRKKEPSNRFKVFRVVWILMVVHVAVQSLQGYVIYSEAKEKYDEVALAAGFVPTQFQVIGKKDSKVEIVKDSIFIKPEVEHVLVSSDEADLEPLFAENPRAKTLYDWSPFVVVVEEEEKLGIYDPRFYRNGESFLYEFIEK; from the coding sequence ATGGATACAGTAACTCACACATTGTTTGGTCTAACGTTGTATGGCGCTGCAAATAAAATGAATATGGACAAGTCACATAAGAGAGCATTGTTGTTTACGACAGTGGTCGGCAGTCAGATTCCTGATATTGATGTGGTCGTAAACCTTACAGAAACGGGTCGCATCATGCAGCAGATGTGGCATAGAGGATTAACCCATTCGTTTTTCCTTGTTCCTGTTTGGGGAATCATCATCTATCTTCTTAGTAGGATTTTATTTAAGGTGAAAGATCGAAGGCTGTTCTACTGGGCGCTCTTAGCTGTATTTATTCATAACACGAGTGATCTCTTTAACACATGGGGAACAGGGTACTTAGAGCCCTTTACGAGCTATCGAGTCACATTTGGAACGATTTCAATCGTGGATTTTGTATTTTGGTTCTTGATGCTCGCGGGTTATATCGTTTCAAGAAAAAAAGAACCATCCAATCGTTTTAAAGTTTTCCGCGTGGTATGGATCTTAATGGTTGTCCATGTTGCAGTTCAATCGTTACAAGGTTATGTGATCTATAGTGAAGCAAAAGAAAAGTATGACGAGGTTGCATTAGCGGCTGGATTTGTTCCTACCCAATTTCAAGTAATCGGAAAAAAAGATAGCAAAGTAGAGATTGTAAAAGATAGTATATTTATTAAACCAGAAGTAGAGCATGTGTTGGTTTCTAGCGATGAAGCTGATTTAGAGCCGCTTTTTGCAGAGAACCCACGCGCAAAAACCCTTTACGACTGGTCTCCATTCGTGGTTGTGGTTGAAGAAGAAGAGAAGCTAGGGATCTATGATCCTCGGTTTTATCGTAATGGAGAATCCTTTTTGTATGAGTTCATAGAAAAGTAA
- a CDS encoding TetR/AcrR family transcriptional regulator — translation MPKVSAEYKEEKRNHILESALKCFSEKGYQATIIDDIVKDSNISKGAIYNYFASKEEIYLQLLKKRTDEFFEDMEQENASLTSASKKLENLFKRWKKQELKEDDQQTMRVYIEFWLYGSRQDDLRTILAARYNRFIDYIVKIIKEGQESGEIKKELDPQNISRIFWALRDGNVLHYSFLGEEEQYRIAWDTIEEMFLTYVTTK, via the coding sequence ATGCCTAAAGTTTCAGCTGAATATAAAGAAGAGAAACGCAACCACATTCTTGAGAGCGCCTTAAAATGCTTTAGTGAAAAGGGATACCAAGCTACGATTATAGACGACATCGTTAAAGATTCGAACATTAGTAAAGGTGCCATCTATAACTATTTTGCTAGTAAGGAAGAAATCTATCTTCAGCTTCTTAAGAAGCGAACAGATGAATTCTTCGAGGATATGGAACAAGAGAACGCTTCTCTTACAAGTGCTAGTAAAAAGCTTGAGAATCTATTCAAACGTTGGAAAAAACAAGAGTTAAAAGAAGATGATCAGCAGACGATGCGTGTATATATTGAATTCTGGCTCTATGGATCAAGACAAGATGATCTACGAACGATTCTTGCAGCGCGATATAACCGATTCATAGATTATATTGTGAAGATCATTAAAGAAGGTCAGGAATCCGGGGAAATTAAGAAAGAGTTAGATCCGCAAAACATTTCACGAATCTTTTGGGCACTTCGTGATGGTAACGTGCTTCATTATTCTTTTCTAGGAGAAGAAGAGCAGTATCGAATTGCTTGGGATACCATTGAAGAAATGTTTTTAACCTATGTAACAACGAAATAA
- a CDS encoding ABC transporter ATP-binding protein, with the protein MLARFFAYYRPYKWLFILDFSCAILVGILELAFPLAVNQVIDKLLPDGNWEVISLACLGLLLVYLLNTFLHFVVTYWGHKLGINIETDMRQQLFTHMQKLSFGYYDNNKTGHSISRLTKDLEEIGEVAHHGPEDVFVAVMTLIGSFGLMLTINWKLAVLSFIVIPLLIILAIYFNKKMTITFRKMFQDVAEINARVEDSIGGIRVVQAFANEKHEQEKFKENNRNYRLTKLQSYKIMAQNVMSNYVLMRLVTLFTLLFGTYFVISGELTYGQFVAFILLSNILIGPIQKINAVIESYPKGIAGFKRFVEIMDTEPDIADSEDAIEVDLKGGIRYEGVTFGYEGHRSVLNDIDLSIRSGETVAFVGPSGAGKTTLCSLLPRFYDIQSGSITIDGIDIQEMKLESLRKQIGIVQQDVFLFSGTIKENIAYGNLDASDDEIMEAAKRARLDDFIQDQPEGLEAVIGERGVKLSGGQKQRLAIARMFLKNPPILILDEATSALDTETEVAIQKALEELTEGRTTLVIAHRLATIKNADRIMVVTNEGIAEQGNHHDLLASKGIYSRLHAAQFG; encoded by the coding sequence GTGTTAGCTCGCTTTTTTGCTTATTATAGACCCTATAAGTGGTTGTTCATACTTGATTTTTCATGTGCCATTCTTGTTGGAATTTTGGAATTGGCCTTTCCGTTAGCTGTAAACCAAGTGATCGATAAACTTCTTCCTGATGGAAACTGGGAAGTTATCTCTTTAGCTTGTCTAGGTTTGTTGCTTGTTTACCTTTTAAATACGTTTCTTCATTTTGTTGTCACATACTGGGGACACAAGCTTGGAATCAATATTGAAACAGATATGCGGCAGCAGCTGTTTACTCATATGCAGAAACTCTCATTTGGTTATTATGATAACAATAAGACAGGTCACAGTATTTCTCGACTTACGAAAGACCTGGAAGAGATCGGGGAAGTTGCTCATCACGGGCCAGAAGATGTGTTTGTGGCGGTTATGACCTTGATTGGTTCGTTCGGCCTCATGTTAACGATCAATTGGAAGCTCGCTGTTTTGTCTTTTATCGTTATCCCTTTATTAATTATTCTAGCGATCTACTTTAATAAAAAAATGACGATTACGTTTAGAAAGATGTTTCAAGATGTAGCAGAGATCAATGCAAGAGTAGAAGACAGCATAGGTGGAATACGTGTTGTTCAGGCTTTTGCGAACGAAAAACATGAACAGGAAAAGTTTAAAGAAAACAATAGAAATTATCGTCTAACAAAGCTTCAATCCTACAAGATCATGGCACAAAACGTTATGTCCAACTATGTATTGATGAGGTTAGTTACGCTTTTCACCTTATTGTTTGGGACGTACTTTGTTATTTCAGGTGAGCTAACGTATGGGCAGTTTGTTGCCTTTATTCTTTTATCAAACATTTTGATCGGACCCATTCAAAAAATAAACGCTGTGATTGAAAGCTATCCGAAAGGAATCGCTGGTTTTAAACGGTTTGTTGAAATCATGGACACTGAACCAGATATAGCGGATTCAGAAGATGCTATTGAAGTCGATTTAAAAGGAGGGATTCGTTATGAGGGTGTCACGTTTGGTTATGAAGGTCACAGATCAGTTCTAAATGACATCGATCTATCCATTCGCTCTGGTGAGACTGTCGCATTTGTCGGTCCATCTGGAGCGGGCAAGACAACGCTTTGCAGTCTGTTACCCCGTTTTTATGATATTCAAAGTGGATCCATTACAATAGACGGTATCGACATTCAAGAGATGAAGCTTGAATCATTACGAAAACAAATCGGTATCGTGCAGCAAGATGTTTTTCTCTTTTCAGGTACGATCAAAGAAAATATTGCATACGGTAACTTAGATGCGTCAGATGATGAGATTATGGAAGCGGCTAAGAGGGCTCGACTGGATGATTTCATTCAGGATCAACCGGAAGGACTAGAGGCTGTGATCGGTGAAAGAGGAGTCAAGCTTTCAGGAGGTCAGAAACAGAGATTAGCCATTGCTCGAATGTTCCTGAAAAACCCGCCGATCTTAATCTTGGACGAAGCTACATCTGCTTTAGATACGGAAACAGAAGTGGCGATTCAAAAAGCATTAGAAGAATTAACAGAAGGAAGAACAACGCTCGTTATTGCCCATCGACTTGCAACAATAAAAAATGCGGATCGCATAATGGTAGTGACGAATGAAGGAATTGCAGAACAAGGCAATCATCACGATCTGTTAGCTTCAAAAGGAATCTATAGCCGTTTGCATGCAGCGCAGTTTGGATGA
- a CDS encoding ABC transporter permease: protein MIKAIWKQPFFLIGFLFVFSLLTFSLYHYYVMDNEIYENQIVYEGITPVDKAPFAPSSEYWFGSDRMGADVFYQIVSGAKYTLGIAFIASFLRIILSYFGGILLMSAGRLLPVIKGLGQSFYYIPSALLIVLIIWPVTMSDQFTFWDKVYFELLLIVLIAVPNTAILMKEEINLIQREEFITSAKLMGGSRLRILFKHVMPHLWPKLLLMYVQQVIAVLLLLAHLGILGLFFGGTTFREYGLEFEIPVSDSNEWSGLLGGYYYQLRLAPWLVFFPVLSFATVIMAFNFMAEGIKRASGQPIMKRRVKKKDKSKDQLAAKNASFTFIHEKKIS, encoded by the coding sequence ATGATAAAGGCGATTTGGAAGCAACCATTCTTTTTAATTGGTTTTTTGTTTGTCTTTTCATTGCTCACTTTTAGCTTGTACCACTACTATGTAATGGATAACGAAATCTATGAAAATCAAATCGTCTATGAAGGAATCACACCGGTAGATAAAGCGCCGTTCGCTCCATCCAGTGAATATTGGTTTGGCAGTGACAGAATGGGAGCAGATGTATTCTATCAGATCGTATCAGGTGCTAAATATACACTAGGAATTGCCTTTATTGCGAGTTTCCTTCGGATTATTCTCTCTTATTTCGGAGGCATTTTGTTGATGAGTGCAGGCAGATTACTCCCAGTCATTAAAGGCTTAGGACAATCCTTTTATTATATACCTTCAGCATTGCTTATTGTTCTCATCATCTGGCCGGTCACTATGTCTGATCAGTTTACATTTTGGGACAAAGTGTATTTTGAACTACTTCTAATAGTACTGATTGCTGTTCCAAACACAGCGATCTTAATGAAAGAAGAGATAAATCTCATTCAGCGGGAAGAGTTCATTACGAGTGCAAAACTGATGGGGGGAAGTAGATTACGTATTCTATTTAAGCATGTAATGCCACATTTATGGCCAAAGCTTCTGCTTATGTATGTTCAGCAGGTCATTGCAGTGTTACTTTTGCTAGCTCATCTTGGCATTTTGGGACTATTCTTTGGAGGTACGACTTTCCGGGAATATGGATTGGAGTTTGAAATTCCTGTCTCAGATTCTAATGAATGGTCTGGACTATTAGGAGGCTACTATTATCAACTAAGACTTGCACCATGGCTGGTGTTTTTCCCAGTTCTTAGTTTTGCGACCGTAATCATGGCGTTTAACTTCATGGCTGAAGGTATTAAGCGTGCAAGCGGTCAACCAATTATGAAGAGAAGAGTAAAAAAGAAGGATAAGAGTAAAGATCAACTTGCAGCAAAGAATGCTTCGTTTACCTTTATACATGAGAAAAAAATTAGTTAA
- a CDS encoding RNA polymerase sigma factor SigX, which yields MKETFDRLYDEYHTALFQFIFYMVRNRESAEDLVQEVYIRVLNAYESFEGKSSEKTWLYSIARHVAIDWLRKQSRRNKRFLFFDIKESESVLRDGDPLPEELVAKKESYRDLYTMMKRCSLDQQQVLVLRYIQSLSISETAQILSWTESKVKTTQHRAIKELRKWLDQQPGLEEELKDGTN from the coding sequence GTGAAGGAAACGTTCGACCGATTGTACGATGAGTATCATACGGCGCTATTTCAATTTATCTTCTATATGGTACGAAATCGGGAATCGGCAGAAGATCTTGTACAAGAAGTTTATATCCGGGTATTAAACGCCTACGAGAGTTTCGAAGGCAAGAGTTCAGAGAAAACATGGTTGTATTCCATTGCCAGGCACGTGGCCATTGACTGGCTTAGAAAACAATCCAGACGCAACAAACGGTTCCTGTTCTTTGATATAAAAGAAAGTGAAAGTGTATTGCGTGATGGAGATCCCCTTCCAGAAGAATTAGTTGCAAAAAAAGAATCTTACCGAGATTTATATACAATGATGAAACGTTGTTCACTCGATCAGCAGCAAGTGCTTGTACTTCGGTACATTCAATCATTATCGATCTCAGAAACTGCGCAAATACTAAGTTGGACCGAAAGTAAGGTAAAGACCACCCAGCACCGGGCTATAAAAGAATTGCGCAAATGGCTGGATCAGCAACCGGGCCTGGAGGAGGAATTGAAAGATGGAACCAATTAA
- a CDS encoding ABC transporter permease subunit — translation MPFILRDSALSLVLSVIGIILLGSIPFMFTNMSFDTNGYLDGIGALFQALMHPEEIMYYTESGKYPLFPSIWNIYGYSLTLLFSAFFIALIVAIVLAIAIFMLPSRLKDRIRVFSFVFESIPDVLIAIAIQFFIVWFFKKTNILLFQIVSLYDQKTYAVPIFCLTIVPLFMILRILLLNMEDEFQKDYIDTAKSKGIGEFRILWRHVLPNTLLSVFHQSRNILWFMLSNLLMVEFLFNVYGITTLVRQMGSPEIFTISMLLLFIPMFLFFTGLRILTYKWVGEK, via the coding sequence ATGCCGTTCATATTAAGAGACAGTGCGCTTTCTTTAGTTCTATCTGTAATAGGGATCATTCTACTGGGTTCCATTCCTTTCATGTTTACGAACATGTCCTTCGATACAAATGGTTATTTGGACGGAATTGGTGCATTGTTTCAGGCATTGATGCATCCAGAAGAGATCATGTACTATACGGAGAGTGGCAAATATCCACTTTTTCCAAGCATATGGAATATTTATGGTTATTCATTAACCTTATTGTTTTCTGCGTTTTTTATTGCGCTTATCGTAGCGATTGTTTTGGCTATCGCCATCTTTATGCTGCCATCCCGCTTAAAAGATAGGATACGTGTGTTTTCATTTGTATTTGAATCTATACCCGATGTATTGATTGCAATTGCCATACAGTTTTTCATCGTATGGTTTTTTAAAAAGACAAATATTCTCCTATTTCAGATCGTGTCACTGTATGATCAGAAAACATATGCTGTTCCTATTTTTTGTTTAACCATCGTTCCCTTGTTTATGATCTTACGCATATTGCTTCTTAACATGGAAGATGAATTTCAAAAGGATTATATTGATACGGCGAAAAGTAAAGGCATAGGAGAATTCCGCATTCTTTGGCGGCATGTTCTTCCCAACACGCTACTCAGTGTTTTTCATCAATCACGTAATATTCTTTGGTTTATGCTATCTAATCTATTGATGGTTGAATTTTTGTTTAACGTATACGGAATTACAACTCTAGTCAGACAGATGGGAAGTCCTGAAATTTTCACGATCTCCATGTTGTTATTGTTTATACCTATGTTTCTGTTTTTTACAGGCCTTAGAATCCTGACGTATAAGTGGGTGGGCGAAAAATGA
- a CDS encoding GNAT family N-acetyltransferase, whose translation MLVIKRFSELTFNEAILLWNESWKHYFSDMTMDLNRFIQKIAGEGISLEKSVVAVYDGKLAGFVFNSFRTINSKRYVWNGGTAIAPDYRGMGVGKKLISACLNIYAEEKVEIARLEAVKENEAAINLYKSMGYETFEELTYLQHEGIITTWERASSEIQIKEVSSFDIQRLSFFKPSTAWQTQFQSLRDYICVVGMKDETPLGYAVYKKVYNETGKLSTILLYQCVTDEKKKLQEETVRELVKNAFAPAEESVKRITINIPKKEDYLNQLLRETGFTTYVEQVHMERLIEQTNESRSVKTFSEID comes from the coding sequence GTGTTAGTCATTAAACGATTTAGTGAGTTAACTTTTAATGAAGCGATATTGTTATGGAATGAATCGTGGAAGCATTATTTCTCTGATATGACCATGGACCTTAATCGATTCATACAAAAGATTGCTGGTGAAGGAATCTCACTAGAGAAATCGGTCGTAGCTGTTTACGATGGCAAATTAGCAGGGTTTGTGTTTAACAGTTTTCGAACGATTAACAGTAAGCGATACGTATGGAACGGAGGAACCGCGATCGCTCCAGATTATAGGGGAATGGGTGTTGGTAAGAAGCTCATATCCGCCTGCTTAAACATATATGCAGAAGAGAAAGTTGAAATTGCAAGACTAGAAGCGGTAAAAGAAAATGAAGCTGCTATCAACCTCTATAAAAGCATGGGTTATGAGACGTTTGAAGAACTGACATATCTTCAACATGAAGGAATCATAACTACTTGGGAAAGAGCAAGCTCTGAGATACAGATCAAAGAAGTATCTTCATTTGATATACAACGATTGTCCTTTTTTAAACCTAGTACCGCATGGCAGACTCAATTTCAGAGTTTAAGAGATTATATTTGTGTGGTAGGAATGAAAGACGAAACCCCACTCGGATATGCTGTGTATAAAAAAGTCTATAATGAAACAGGGAAGCTATCCACAATTCTACTCTATCAATGTGTAACCGACGAAAAGAAGAAATTGCAAGAAGAGACGGTGAGAGAATTAGTAAAAAACGCATTCGCGCCAGCCGAGGAATCCGTAAAAAGGATAACGATCAACATACCTAAAAAAGAGGATTATCTAAACCAACTGTTGCGTGAAACTGGATTTACGACGTATGTTGAACAAGTACATATGGAACGGCTAATCGAACAGACTAACGAGTCACGATCTGTAAAAACTTTTTCCGAAATAGACTGA
- a CDS encoding transglycosylase domain-containing protein: MAKRSVLRQKRKRSLWIRRTAIITLILFLSSVTFGGAMIYAYVNGTPKLTADDLKDPQSSMIYDMNDEFITYVTSSERREYVKIDDIPELVQQAFISTEDVRFREHMGIDMKRIVGAAVANVQDGFGAEGASTITQQVVKNSVLSSDKTLERKVQEAYLAIQLEQKYSKDQILEMYLNKIYFGSGAYGVATASKTYFNKPLKELTPAEAALLAGLPQRPSSYDPFLHPKVAEERRNTVLHLMYKNGAITKQQKEEAMKTAVTESLSKEKTKRLKYDAFIQQVIKELKEKGVSERAIYEGGLKIYTTLDPKAQAHTEKVLSTEEYVNYPNDKFKAGVALLDTKTGVIRALGGNRTSGDQNIEKGFNYATDITRQPGSTIKPILDYGPAIEKFKWSTYKQIKDEELEIDGWEAGNWDDDFHGDVSMREALVHSYNIPAIKTFMEVGSEDAVSFAKQLGIPIKTAHPAYAIGGFGKGPSPLELAGAYTAFGNQGVYHKPTTLRSVKYPDGYETKYESKPVAAMHDYTAYMITDMLKDVVKSGTGTLAAIPGLEVAGKTGTTNMPDGLDQIKKGSSDSWFAGYTTNYTAAVWTGYDKTTAESYLTPEDQKIAKYIFKSIVSEVSKDKKTAGFSKPKSVEEVYINKDTGYVTKDENGSNVTKELIVKGTSLKEMTAPVKAKKADKKERTKSNKNNKEKNKDDKKKDSDKAKEEEKKKEDEKQTEPPTTKPEDEADPPPPQDDNPDDPGTTPEPEDPPTVPDPPPTEPPPTTDPPPTEPPPADGGEGTGTGPGAGTSGTTTTP; this comes from the coding sequence GTGGCGAAAAGGTCTGTACTTCGTCAGAAGAGAAAACGATCACTTTGGATTCGGCGGACAGCAATTATAACTTTGATTCTTTTCTTATCCAGCGTGACATTTGGAGGAGCAATGATCTATGCATATGTAAACGGTACTCCAAAGCTTACAGCTGACGACTTGAAAGATCCTCAATCCTCAATGATCTATGATATGAACGATGAGTTCATCACGTATGTAACAAGCTCTGAACGACGAGAATATGTCAAGATTGATGATATACCAGAACTCGTCCAACAAGCATTTATTTCTACTGAAGACGTTAGGTTCAGAGAACATATGGGAATTGACATGAAACGAATTGTTGGGGCAGCCGTTGCGAATGTACAAGACGGATTCGGCGCTGAAGGTGCAAGCACGATTACTCAGCAAGTGGTTAAAAACTCAGTTCTATCGTCAGACAAAACACTTGAACGAAAAGTGCAAGAAGCCTACCTGGCTATTCAATTAGAGCAAAAGTATTCAAAAGATCAGATCTTAGAGATGTACCTGAACAAAATATACTTTGGCAGCGGTGCATACGGAGTAGCAACGGCTTCGAAAACATATTTTAATAAACCATTAAAAGAGCTAACTCCAGCAGAAGCTGCTCTTTTAGCTGGTCTGCCTCAAAGACCGAGCAGTTATGACCCTTTCCTCCACCCTAAAGTAGCAGAGGAAAGGCGTAATACCGTACTGCATCTCATGTACAAGAATGGTGCCATTACAAAACAGCAAAAAGAAGAAGCCATGAAAACAGCTGTAACGGAATCTCTATCAAAAGAAAAAACAAAGCGATTAAAATACGATGCTTTTATTCAGCAAGTGATTAAAGAATTAAAAGAAAAAGGAGTATCTGAGAGGGCGATTTATGAGGGTGGATTAAAGATCTATACAACACTTGATCCTAAAGCTCAAGCTCATACGGAAAAAGTGCTATCCACTGAAGAGTACGTCAACTATCCAAACGACAAATTTAAAGCGGGTGTCGCGTTGCTCGATACCAAGACTGGTGTTATTCGCGCGTTAGGCGGTAACCGAACAAGTGGTGATCAGAACATCGAGAAAGGTTTCAACTATGCGACTGATATTACTCGCCAACCTGGTTCCACCATCAAACCCATCTTAGATTATGGACCAGCTATAGAAAAGTTTAAATGGTCTACGTATAAACAGATTAAAGATGAAGAGTTAGAGATTGACGGTTGGGAAGCCGGAAACTGGGACGATGATTTTCATGGAGATGTTTCTATGCGGGAAGCACTCGTCCATTCTTATAATATTCCTGCCATTAAAACCTTTATGGAAGTTGGCTCTGAAGATGCTGTAAGTTTCGCTAAACAGCTAGGTATTCCTATTAAGACCGCTCATCCTGCCTATGCCATCGGTGGATTTGGTAAAGGGCCATCACCATTAGAACTAGCAGGTGCATACACAGCATTCGGAAACCAAGGTGTCTACCATAAACCAACTACTCTTCGTAGTGTGAAATATCCCGATGGCTATGAAACGAAGTACGAATCCAAACCTGTTGCAGCCATGCATGATTACACCGCTTATATGATTACAGATATGCTTAAAGATGTAGTTAAAAGTGGGACAGGAACGCTAGCCGCTATCCCTGGATTAGAAGTTGCAGGCAAAACGGGTACGACAAATATGCCAGACGGGCTTGATCAAATAAAGAAGGGCTCAAGTGACTCCTGGTTTGCAGGCTATACAACAAACTATACAGCCGCAGTATGGACAGGCTATGACAAAACAACGGCAGAGAGTTATCTGACGCCTGAAGATCAAAAAATTGCTAAATACATTTTCAAGTCTATCGTCTCTGAAGTTTCAAAGGATAAAAAGACAGCCGGGTTTTCTAAGCCAAAATCAGTTGAAGAAGTATACATCAATAAAGACACTGGCTATGTAACGAAAGACGAAAATGGTTCTAATGTAACAAAAGAACTCATTGTAAAAGGGACATCATTAAAAGAAATGACGGCACCTGTTAAAGCAAAAAAAGCAGATAAGAAAGAACGAACGAAAAGCAACAAGAACAACAAAGAGAAGAACAAGGATGACAAGAAGAAAGATTCCGATAAGGCTAAAGAAGAAGAGAAAAAGAAAGAAGATGAAAAACAAACAGAGCCGCCTACAACAAAGCCGGAGGATGAGGCTGATCCTCCACCACCACAAGATGACAACCCTGATGATCCTGGTACAACACCAGAACCTGAAGATCCACCGACAGTACCAGATCCACCTCCAACAGAACCTCCTCCGACAACAGATCCTCCTCCGACTGAACCACCACCAGCGGACGGTGGTGAAGGAACGGGAACAGGACCAGGCGCTGGAACATCTGGAACAACGACTACACCATAA